Proteins encoded in a region of the Falco rusticolus isolate bFalRus1 chromosome 12, bFalRus1.pri, whole genome shotgun sequence genome:
- the LRRC73 gene encoding leucine-rich repeat-containing protein 73, producing MLPGSIQISGETLSGAEIRDICESLRENSVRLLSLRGCQLSERDFGHVCRGAAESRSLAQLNLNLGIVSNINRVKQLAEALKTNRSVQSLFLHGSPLTDAGLALLNPALSIHPSLVALDLGDCMLGDEGINLICGLLPPDGAKSGLKELTLSANPGVTSKGWGRLAIAVAHSSQLRVLNLDYNPLGDQVAGMLAVAVASSRTLEVLDLEGTGLTNQSAQTLLDMVENYPTALRTLILAENNISPELQQQISDLLSEGEEEEETEAREVTAREKNPWICQNNSSSQMVLMTSGLGDSLLAETEM from the exons ATGCTGCCGGGGTCCATCCAGATCTCCGGGGAGACGCTGTCGGGGGCGGAGATCCGGGACATCTGCGAGAGCCTGCGGGAGAACTCGGTGCGGCTGCTGTCGCTGCGGGGCTGCCAGCTCTCCGAGCGCGACTTCGGGCACGTCTGCCGGGGGGCGGCCGAGTCCCGCTCCCTGGCCCAGCTCAACCTCAACCTGGGCATCGTCTCCAACATCAACCGCGTCAAGCAGCTGGCCGAGGCCCTGAAGACGAACCGCTCCGTCCAGTCCCTCTT CCTCCATGGGAGTCCCCTGACAGATGCAGGCTTGGCCCTCCTCAACCCTGCTCTCTCCATCCACCCCTCGCTGGTGGCTCTGGATCTAGGAGACTGCATGCTGGGTGATGAAGGCATCAACCTTATCTGTGGGCTCCTGCCGCCTGACGGGGCCAAGTCCG gcctCAAAGAGCTAACACTGAGCGCCAACCCAGGCGTCACAAGCAAAGGCTGGGGACGCCTGGCCATTGCAGTGGCTCACAGCTCACAGCTCCGTGTGCTGAACCTGGACTACAACCCCCTAG GTGACCAGGTAGCAGGGATGCTCGCTGTCGCTGTGGCCTCCAGTCGAACCCTTGAAGTTCTGGACTTGGAGGGAACGGGACTTACCAACCAGTCGGCCCAG ACCTTGCTGGACATGGTAGAGAATTACCCCACGGCCCTGCGGACTCTCATCCTGGCAGAGAACAACATTAgtcctgagctgcagcagcagatctcTGACCTGCTCTCAgagggtgaggaagaggaggagacgGAGGCTCGCGAAGTCACAGCTAGGGAGAAGAACCCCTGGATCTGCCAGAACA ATTCCAGCTCCCAGATGGTCCTGATGACGTCAGGGCTTGGTGACAGCCTCttagcagaaacagaaatgtag